acctctggtagaattcagctgtgaatccatctggtcctggactttttttggttggtaggctattaattattgcctcaatttcagagcctgctattggtctattcagggattcaacttcttcctggtttagtcttggaagagtgtaagtgtccaggaaattatccattatttctagattttgtagtttatttgcatagaggtgtttctggctagggcaatcaggcaagagaaagaaatcaagggtactcagttaggaaaagaagaagtcaaattgtccctctttgcagatgacatgattgtatatttagaaaaccccattgtctcagcccaaaatctccttaagctgataagcaacttcagcaaagtctcaggatacaaaattaatgtgcaaaaatcacaagcattcttatacaccagtaacagacaaacagagagccaaatcatgaattaacttccattcacaatagcttcaaagagaataaaatatctaggaatccaacttacaagggatgtaaaggacctcttcaaggagaactacaaaccactgctcagtgaaataaaagaggacacaaacaaatggaagaacataccatgctcatggataggaagaatcaatatcgtgaaaatggccatactgcccaaggttagttatagattcaatgccatccccatcaagctaccaatgagtttcttcacagaattggaaaaactgctttaaagttcatatggaaccaaaaaagagcctgcatctccaagacaatcctaagtcaaaagaacaaagctggaggcatcatgctacctgacttcaaactatactacaaggctacagtaaccaaaacagcatggtactggtaccaaaacagagatatagaccaatggaacagaacagagtcctcagaaataataccacacatctagagccatctgatctttgacaaacctgagagaaacaagaaatggggaaaggattccctatttaataaatggtgctgggaaaattggttagccataagtagaaagctgaaactggatcctttccttacaccttgtatgaaaattaattcaagatggattagagacttaaatgttagacctaataccataaaaatcctagaagaaaacctaggtagtaccattcaggacataggcatgggcaaagacttcatgtctaaaacaccaaaagcaacagcagcaaaagccaaaattgacaaatgggatctaattaaactaaagagcttctgcacagcaaaagaaactaccatcagagtgaacacgcaaactacagtatgggagaaaatttttgcaacctactcatctgacaaagggctaaatatccagaacctacaaataactcaaacaaatttacaagaaaaaaacaaacaaccccatcaaaaagtgggcaaaggatatgaacagacatttctcaaaagaagacattcatacagccaacagacacatgaaaaaatgctcatcatcactggccatcagagaaatgcaaatcaaaaccacaatgagataccatctcacaccagttagaatggcaatcattcaaaagtcaggaaacaacaggtgctggagaggatgtggagaaataggaacacttttacactgttggtgggattgtaaactagttcaaccattatggaaaacagtatggcgattcctcaaggatctagaactacatgtaccatatgacccagccatcccattactgggtatatacccaaaggattataaatcatgctgctataaagacacatgcacacgtatgtttattgcagcactattcacaatagcaaagacttggaatcaacccaaatgtccatcagtgacagactggatgaagaaaatgtggcacatatacaccatggaatactatgcagccatcaaaaaggatgagtttgtgtcctttgtagggacatggatgcagctggaaaccatcattctcagcaaactatcacaagaacagaaaaccaaacaccgcatgttctcactcataggtgggaactgaacaatgagatcacttggactcgggaaggggaacatcacacaccggggcctatcatggggaggggggaggggagagggattgcactgggagttatacctgatgtaaatgacgagttgatgggtgctgacgagttgatgggtgcagcacaccaacatggcacaagtatacatatgtaacaatcctgcacgttatgcacatgtaccctagaacttaaagtattataataataaataaaaaataaaaaacaaaaatatgttgatTCTACCACATTGTAAACACTATACTAGACGTCATATTAATAAGGAACAAAATTAACATGAATTTAgtcctcatgaagcttacagtcCAGTTCATACGTATTTCTCAGTAGTCCATATTAGGAAAGTTGGTTTTATTTTATGAACGATGGGAAGCTACTGATACTATAATGTAATGCAATAACCATAATAAAATTTTGATGAGAGCAAGGACCGTAATCTCTTATCCCTGTGACTAATCTCATTCTGGACATATAGttgataattataaataaatatttattaatgattGAGATTACGTACAGTAAATTAGCTGTGAAAATTCATACAGATATCAAATAGTGGAGTTGAATTTCAGttaccataaaaagaaaaaaattgtatgtttgtTAGGAAATTCTGAAAAGTTTCAGTACAAGGAAATCTGTCAATACAACATCTTATGATGTTGAATGTAGCATAAGAGAATGTTTAGGAGGATGGTCTGTGTAGTTAAGTAGACAGATGCAGAATTGAATTCTCACTCATATTTAAATACTGTTCcctgctgagcatggtggctcacgcctgtaatcccagcattttcagaggcaggggcaggtgggtcacttgacataaaaccctgtctctactaaaaatacaaaaattagccaggagtggtggcaggtgcctgtaatcccacctactcgggaggctgaggcaggagaatcgcttgaacctgggaggcagagatggcagtgagctgagattgtgccaccccAGCCTGGCTCCCATGGGAGCCTTTAACTTAACTACTGGAACCCAGTATCCCAAACTACTGCTCCCAGCTGGCTTGGAGAAGGGGATGGGACAGTGTGAGGAAGTGACTGTAGATCATAAAACCCTCTAGATTCGGAAGCAGTTTCAGCTCTGGTTACTGGATGCAGGCAGTCAATTCCTCAAGCAGGACCTACTCTATTGTATCCTCTGTGAGTTTCAGGGATAAGGGAGGGGAGCAATGCTGTGTTGGGCCAGGAGACCCTGGGTCATCAGAGGACTCAACAGTAGACTTTCTCCTCATGCTTATATTGATCCccatgaaaaaagaagaaaaagtccaTGGGCTCTGATACAGATTGCATGAAGATTTAGGAATCCCAGTTGCTTCATGGAAGGCTCTTCTATAGTCTCAGCAATCTCATATTATTCCATACAAGGGATCCCATGTGTTCTGTGCCTGAGAACTTCATGCATGTGTGCCCAGAAATAGCAATCTAGGGaattaaaagaggaaaagaatggTTCTGGGACAGCATTTTGAGTTAAATATGACACAAGTCCAAGAGGCTCAGGGCAAGAGCTGGTAAGGAAATATGCTCATTGCCTTCTCCCAACATGTTCCAGTGTTAATGAGAGAAAAAGGTTCCTCTCATTATTAGACATGATTTATAGCCAGCAGAAACAGacttcattgtgatttttttcctaatagccctagttttctcttcttccccttgAAGGTCAGTCATATGTTTTGGAAGACTGCACTTAgttaaaatatctatttcttaaaatgagtttttagtattttctttatcctgagTACTTTTTTCTGTGTGGTACAGTTTCAGAAGTGGTTCCTAAATCAGGGTGCATTGAATTGGACACAATATTCAAAGCATAGTTGAACAAAAGCAAAGCAGAATAAAAGTTATCCACTTCTCTCTGATCACTGTTACTTCTGTTAGTGCAGTGTTCCTTTATAATAGTTATTAACAGAATATATCAAAAATCTGATTCATATTTATGTCTATAACTCCATCTGACAGTATGTTCATGTATCTAGCCACTTTTTCTCTACTGCCATTCCTTTTCATACTCTCCTCTCTTATCCTTTATACTAAGTACAGTCTTCTTAGTAAAATCCAGGTAGCAGAGGAGGAATTCAGTTAGAATAATTCTCCACAATGTGAGAGAGGAATGAGGACTTGAAGAGGATGAATCAGAGTCTGGGAACTGTAAAGCACAATTGTAAATGGGGACTACACATAAGAGGCGGGAAAAAGCACAAGTTAAGGAAAGGATTCAGAGACAGTGGACTAAGGAAGAGAGAATGAGCAGAGGGCGAGAAATGAGAACATTTTAAGGTGATGGGATATTTTCTGCAGTGGTGGATTGCAAGATCTCTCAGACATTCTCTTCATTTGGAGGAACTACCAGGTAGTTTGGTGGCACTGTAGGTATGAAGGTAATGACCTAGTAGGTCAGTGGGGTGAATCAGGGGTATCCCCCCACCAACTGTCAGGCTTTCGGGGCCAGAGAGCACTAAAATTGAATGACTTGTTTAAGATCCCCCAAGCTTCCACAAGAGATTTGTGCTGTCACTGTCCCTACCTCTGGCCCACAGCTCACTCAGCTCCTATTATCCTGAGCTTCTCCCTGTGgcttgcctcagtttccacaaagAAACTAGGTCCCTTGGTTTCTTTggttaatattttccttttttttttctccttatttcagTCTTTAAAAGTCAACACCCTTCCCACAATTAAGACATTTACCTCACAAGCATTTGTTAACAATTTATTAAGTTCTGGGTGCTGTAAAAacaacatgaaataaaaaaagagaaaatacgtTCTATGTACTTCAGAGATTTTACGGTGGAttggggagaagagagaaagttAGGCAGTGGTGTGTTTTGTGCAGTATTTAAATGGAAATAGTAGTTGTCTCCCCAAAGCTGtggctttatctttttttccccatttttatcaccaatatttttcttcctagtctttTGCCCCTCAGTTTAAATGTATTCACAttgttttttgttaaaaaaaagtgtatgtattAATACATGCTGTTCTACCTGTGCATTCAGTTTTGCCTCCTTGTGAAACTGTTTGTTGAAGTGAAGATCTCCGATGAGGTGATCAGTCCTCTCTGTGTCCATTCACTCCAGCCCTGCTGTCTCTCTGTTTTCCCGcattctatttctctcttcaaaTGAAACTGTTTGCTTGGACCACCAATGATTACCTAATTGCCAAATACAATGGATAATCTCTTTCTCACATTACTGAAATTCTTCATGTGAGCATATCTGTTCACTCCATTTGATTTTCAATTATGTCTCTGTTCACTCCTTTTAGGTCTCCTTGCAATCTCTTTACCTCTTTTGGTCCTAAGATTAAGGGTAGGCATTTCTTAGGGTTCTATTTTATGctctttttgtctttaatttatatattctCCATAAGTATATCTATTTAAGTCCTATGGTTTGAGCTATATGTTATGTGTTGATGATTTCCAATTCTTTAACCTTCAAGTGAATTTAAACTGCTTTCTCTAACAtttcatttcatatatattttgataGTTTACAGATCCAATAAACTCAACAAATCAAAATTGGATCCATAATCTGCCTCCACAACATATATGAAATCTTTTGAGAgcctatatttttgttttgtgaaacttTCTTAGTCATTTGAGTCAGAAAAGACAGTGCAGTCTTAGAATTCTACCTTTTCTTCTATGCAACTAGTCTAATCACTGTCTTTATATCACTATCATTATATTTATACCTCTAAAACATGCCCATTTTCCTCATCCTCAAAGCCATTTATTCACCCACTGACTACTTCTCAATTGGACTACTGAAGCCAACAGttgcttttctgctttttcatgtcctttgcctccTTTGGTCCTTTAAGTTTGGGTGTGaaataggaagaagaaagagattggtatttttctcaaaaaaatgaaatcatggtCTTTATCCAAATGAGGATGTGagatagatgaagaaaataattaagatacGAGAGACTTGAACATTTTGAATATCCATGGGAAGGATTTAGGAAGAGTTGAATACATAGTGAATGGGCTGGATAATTCGTAAGTCAGGGTTCCTAAGAAGGTCAAGGTGAATAGAACCAAATTGTGAGGTCAAGGATTGCCATTCAGAGGAAGGCTAGATCCTTGATTCTGCTGGTGCAATAAGGAGAGCAAGGATGTAGATGTTGATGAGTTTATGAGTCTATCATGGGAAGTAGAGGACTTGCATCTGATGTTTCTACTGCCTTTACGAAGCAGTTAGAGAGATTATCTGAGAGAAGAGGAGATTTAGTAtttgaaaataacagaaaatatgaaaaattgctTGAAGTGGGTAGAGGAATGAATTAACCAGAGAAAGTTATTGTCATCAATACATGTACTAAGTTCTCATTTTAGGTTAGTGGTtataaatgttaatgaaaacaGCATAACCTTTGAGTCTAACTTTCTATAGGAACATTGAATTGCACCTGTGCAGGCTTGGATTAAGTATGTCTAGGATGGGTTGTGACACAGTACAATATGTCAGAGTGATAGGGAGCTTGGGAGTTCCTCTATATATTTAatcaatatttacttttattttcctctagtTTATAATAGGGTTGGGAGTATATCATACATCTTTTCCATCTCAAATGTACTTTGGTGTATAATAAAAAGAGAGGAATAATTATTTTCCCCCTATCTAACAAATTATGCATTACTTACTGAAAGGACCctgtaattaaattattttatgacatATTTATTAATCTAGATTACTCTGTAAACTTTTGGGTGTTTCTAGCCCGCGGGATATATAAACTATTCAGTTTGCTTTGCcagtataattttgatttttttttgtattttacagcatgttttaatgactttttaaaaatcattttccttctaaACCTTTATCTAgtctgttttatttgctttttctaaatTAACTTCAGAAATAATTTACTAAACCTTTCACTACTTATGTTAATATTTACTAAAGTTTGCCTTCATTTGGGATTGGTCGTCTGTatctcatacattttataaattagaaagtgttagcaaatattttaacagctttgttttctatttctaattcCTGTGTCTTATCAAACACAATTTCAGGTGAAATTTTCTCAGCTGAGAATTTATTTCATGACATTACCCAGCAACAACTCCACTTCCCCAGTCTTTGAATTCTTCCTCATTTGTTTCCGCAGTTTCCAGATCTGGCAGCACTGGCTGTCTCTGCCCCTCAGCCTCCTCTTCCGCCTGGCCATGGGGGCCAATACCACCCTTCTGACCACTATCTGTATGGAAACCTCTCTGCACCAGCCCCTATACTACCTGCTCAACCTCCTCTCCCTGCTGGACATTGTACTCTGCCTCACCGTCATCCCCAAGGTCCTGGCCATCTTCTGGTTTGACCTCAGGTCAATCAGCTTCCCTGCCTGCTTCCTTCAGAAGTTCATCATGAACAATTTTCTGACTATGGAGTCCTGTACATTCATAATCATGGCCTATGACTGCTATGTGTCCATCTGCAAGCCCCTACAGTACTCATCCATCATCACTGATCAATTTGTCGCTAGGGCTGCCATCTTTGTTGTGGTCAGGAATGGCCTTCTTACTTTGCCTATCCCCATACTTTCTTCTCGATTCAGATACTGTGCAGGACACATCATCAAGAACTGCGTCTGTACTAACGTGTCTGTTTCTAAACTCTCTTGTGATTGCATCAACTTGAATCAGCGCTACCAGTTTGTTACATGTTGGACCCTCCTGGGCTCTGACCTCATCCTTAttgttctcttattttttttatcttgaaaaCTGTGCTAAGTATCAAGGCCGAGGGTGCTATGGCCAAGGCCTTGAGCACGTGTGGTTCCCACTTCATCCTAATCCTCTTCTTCAGCACAGTCCTGCTGGTTCTGGTCATCACTAACCTGGCCAGGAAGACAATTCCTCTGGATGTCCCCATCCTGCTCAACATCCTGCACCACCTCATTCCCCCAGCTCTGAACCCCATTGTTTATGGTGTGAGAACGAAGGAGATCAAGCAGGGAATCCAGAACCTACTGAGGaggttataaaaaataaaatgaatgcgACCTGATCTTGAAAACAGAAATTGATATTGGAGAATAATTGTTATGAtacatagaaaatttaaattgttaCTGTAAGAGTAAGTTTAGAGTTGACTTTCTTTAGTGTTTCAATTGATTATAGGGCTATCTACTCATTGGCTCCTGCTTTCTGTTTCACTGACTGGAATCTTAGTGTTTTGGCATTCTAGAATTGTTTGGAAGTTTTTCCTGACTTCATCTATGTGAGTACAAATTGACAAGCCATAATCACTGGAGCATAGAATGGTATGGttttcaaataaatgagaaatataattctaattattttaaatgtttctcaaTTCCTATATtgtttaatacatatatatgtgttagATGTCTTGGTTTTCCCTGACTCAGCTcaacatgaataatttttttttttgccatgaatGGATCTCTCATGGACATATAGATGTTGACTCAAGAACTTTGATTCTTATGTAGAGTGAATAACATGTGACATTCACTGCCTCCTCTATCCTTGACAGATCTTGTCGATACTTTTATCTAATGCTACTTATTTGGAGTGcgaatttcttatttttttttcctagtgatTTTTACATCTTAAGATGActcatatttatgtgtgtgtgtgtgtgtgtgtgtgtgttttaagtgaATCTGTGTGACCTTTTTTTAAGATATGTTTTACCAACTTCTGACTTCATACTATCCTACCTGATTTTCCATCATATTTCTGACACCATCTGTATTCCTACCCTTTCCTACTTGTCTTAGACATACAGTTAAACTGTCTTTCTCATCCTACTTTCAGTCCTCTTGTCTCAATCTTCATGTCCTGTCCCTGGGCCAGCATAGCTTCCCATAGGATC
This portion of the Macaca mulatta isolate MMU2019108-1 chromosome 14, T2T-MMU8v2.0, whole genome shotgun sequence genome encodes:
- the LOC100426591 gene encoding LOW QUALITY PROTEIN: olfactory receptor 56A5-like (The sequence of the model RefSeq protein was modified relative to this genomic sequence to represent the inferred CDS: inserted 1 base in 1 codon) codes for the protein MTLPSNNSTSPVFEFFLICFRSFQIWQHWLSLPLSLLFRLAMGANTTLLTTICMETSLHQPLYYLLNLLSLLDIVLCLTVIPKVLAIFWFDLRSISFPACFLQKFIMNNFLTMESCTFIIMAYDCYVSICKPLQYSSIITDQFVARAAIFVVVRNGLLTLPIPILSSRFRYCAGHIIKNCVCTNVSVSKLSCDCINLNQRYQFVTCWTLLGSDLILIVLLFXFILKTVLSIKAEGAMAKALSTCGSHFILILFFSTVLLVLVITNLARKTIPLDVPILLNILHHLIPPALNPIVYGVRTKEIKQGIQNLLRRL